Within the Bradyrhizobium ottawaense genome, the region GCTGTTCGTCGACCCCGCGATCTCGGCGCTGGTCGGCTGGCTGGTCTCGATGACCTCGCGTCAGGCCGGTCACTTCTTCTTCGAGCCGAAGGGCTACGACCACGTCAACCAGGCGACCCACGAGCACAAGGAAGAGATCAAGGTCGGCTACAACCTGCAGCGCAAGGTCGTCCTGATGACGATCTGGGCGCTGTCGCCGGCGGTGCTGTATCTCGATCCGACCCTGTTCGGCCTGTTCACGCCCTGGGCGTCGCCGGCGGACTTCATGCGCCAGGTCGCCAAGATCTGGCTCGTGGTCGGGATCGGCGGGCTGTTGTTCCGCACCGTCCACCTGTTTTTCATCCGCGACGTCGAGACCGGCCTGGTGTGGATGACCAAGATCATCACTGACCCCTTCAACGATCTGAAGCTCTATCACAAGGCGCCGCTGTTCCTGATGAAGGGCGAGCTGATCGATCCGGGTCTTGAGAAGCACGTCAAGCACGCGTGAAGATCGCGTTCCGTGAAGGCGTCATGGCCGGGCTTGTCCCGGCCATCCACGTCTTTGTAATGCTGATGCCGTCATTGCGAGGAGCGAAGCGACGAAGCAATCCATACTCCCTCGCGGCAAGAATGGATTGCTTCGCGGAGCCTGTCATCGGGCGGCGCTTCGCGCCGACCCGTTGGCTCGCAATGACGGGTTGGACGATACTCGCGGTGGTCAAAAGTAAGACGTGGATGGCCGGGACAAGCCCGGCCATGACGAGCGTTGGAGATTGCGGATCACCGAAACCGCTTGGTGAACATCTCTTTCAGGATCCGCCGGCGGATGGTCTTGTTGGTGAGGGAGGCGTCCTGCCACCACCAGCCGTCGCGCTTCATCTTGTCGGAGGCGGCGACGAAACGGTCGGCGACTTCGGCGAAATCGGCGTCGGTGTAGTTGAGGCTGAAGATCAGGCGGCCGGTGCCGACCCAGCTCAACGCCAGCCCTTCGGCGCGCAGGTAATATTGAAGCATCCAGTTGTAACGGGACGGTTTTGTATAATGCACCATCCAGATCGACGAGATGTTGCTGACGCGCACGGGAAGATCCTGCGCGGTCAGCCGGTCGTTCAGATCAGTGGCGCGCTTGTTCCAGGTCTCGTCGAGCCCCTGATAGATCGAATTGAAGTTGGGGCTGGCGAGCCGGCTCAGGAATTCGTCCATCGCCGTCATGACGTAGGGATGCGAATTGAAGGTGCCGCGGGCAAAGCAGACGTCGGCGGGGCGGTCGTCGCGGAACCGGCGCATCAATTCCTTGCGCCCGCAGACCACGCCGACGGGAAGTCCGCCCGCAAGGCTCTTGCCGTAGGTGACCATGTCGGCATGAACGCCGAAGTATTCCTGGGCGCCGCCGGCGGCGAGGCGGAAGCCGACGAACACTTCGTCGAAGATCAGCACGATACCACGCTCCGTGCAGACCGCGCGCAGCTGCTTCAGCCAGTCGCCATAGGCGGCGCGGTCGAACGCGCTTTTGCGCGAACTGTCGACCAGCGCGGAATCGCCGGGCGCGTTGGCGTTCGGATGCAGCGCCTGCAGCGGATTGACCAGCACGCAGGCGATGTCGCGGCGCGTCTTCAGGACATGCAGCGTCCGCTCCGACATGTCGGCCAGCGTATAGGTCTCGTGCGGCGAGACCGGGTTGCCGACGCCAGGCTGCACGTCGCCCCACCAGCCGTGATAGGCGCCGGCGAAGCGAACCAGATGCGAGCGTTTGGTGTGGTAGCGCGCCAGCCGCACCGCCTGCATCACGGCTTCGGTGCCGGACATGTGGAACGAGACCTCGTCGAGACCGGAAATCTCGCACAGGCGCTTGACGTTGTCGCTGATGATCGGGTGATAGGGGCCGAGCACCGGACCGAGCGCATGCGCCCGCTTTTCGGACTGCTCGATGCATTCCTTGTAGAAGTCGTTACCAAAAATGTTGACGCCGTAGGAGCCGGTCAGGTCGTAGGAGACGTTGCCGTCGACGTCGGTGACGGTGACGCCGGACGAGGACTGCACGAAGGCGCTGGCGGAAAGATGCTCGCGCACCAGCCGGCTGTACTGGAACGGCACCCGGTAGGTTTCGGTGAACTGCAGGTCGGAGATGCGCTCGGCCGCTTCGGCGGTCATCTGCCGGCCCCGGGCGTAACGCTCCTTGTAGAGACCTGCGAGCCGGAAGAAGGCGTCCTGGCGCTGCATGGCGATATCGGCCGGCGCGCCGTCGGAGCGGAAGAAGTCGTCGATATCGAATTCGTAATGCGGCACCAGGCGCGCGACCATTTTGGACATTTTGGAATGTCCGGTCAGCGAGCGGTGTTTGGCCCGCGACAGCGCCAGCCGCGCCTGCAATTTGGGGAAGGTCACCGCGGCGCCGGCAATCGCGGCGGCGGACAGTGACAGAATCGAAAGGGGCGAATCCATGCTGCCAGCGCTAGCCAATCCATCTAACAGATTGATGACAATCCGGGGGATGATCGCCTCCCTGACCGAGCAGGAGGACCTCAATTTTCTGTTGACCAACCGTATCCCGCGGGCGGCGCTGACGCGCTTCATGGGCTGGTTCAGCAAGATCGAGAACCCCTTTGTGCGCGATGCCTCGATCGCCTGCTGGCGGCTGTTTTCCGACCTCGATCTGTCGGAGGCCAAAAAGACCGAGTTCAAGAGCCTGCACGATTGTTTTACGCGCGAACTGCGGCCGGGCCTGCGCCCGGTGGACCCTGATACGTCCGTGGTGGCGTCTCCGAGCGACGGGATCGTCGGCGCGCATGGCCGTATCCAGGATACCGAGCTGTTCCAGATCAAGGGCGCGCCCTATTCGCTGCTCGACCTGCTCGGCGATCCCGCCTTGGTGGAGCGCCATCGCAACGGGCGCTTCCTCACGCTGCGGCTGACGTCGAGCATGTATCACCGCTTTCACGCGCCGTTTGACTGCCGGATCGAGCGGGTGACGTTCGTCCATGGCGATGTCTGGAACGTCAACCCGATTGCGCTGAAGCGGGTCGAGCGTCTGTTCTGCAAGAACGAACGCGCGGTGATCGAAACCCGTCTGCCCACAGGCGAAGCGCTGACGCTGGTGCCGGTCGCAGCCATTCTAGTGGCGAGCATTCGGCTGCACTTCCTCGATCTCACGCTCAACGCGCAGAGCAGGGGACCCAACGTATTTCCCTGCGATGCCGGCGTGCACAAGGGCGACGAGCTCGGCTGGTTCGAGCACGGCTCGACCATCATCGTGCTGGCGCCGGACGATTTCGAATTCGCCGCTGGCGTCACCGAAGGCGCGCGCGTGAAAGCCGGCGAGCCGCTGTTGCGAAAACCTTCGCCGTGATCTCGACCTTGCGGCGGCGTGTCTCTACAACGGGATTCGTAATCGCAAGGCGGAAGGTGAGATGGCGCAAGCGCCTGTCATGGCGGCGGGAGGCATCGTATTGCGGCAGGCGGAAACGCCGCTGGTCGCGGTGGTGCGCCTGCGCAAGCGCAACGAATGGGTCCTGCCCAAGGGCAAGCTCGACGACGGCGAAACGCCGCGCGCCGCTGCCGAGCGCGAGGTGGTGGAAGAGACCGGGCACGCCGTCGCCGTGCACGAATTTCTGGGGACGCTGGTCTACGAGGCCCGTAGCGGTTCCAAAGTTGTGCACTACTGGCGCATGGAGGCCGGCGACGCGCCGGTGCGCGAGCTGATGCGCGACGTCAGGGCGGTCGACTGGCTGCCGCTCGGCAAGGCCGTGGAGCGGCTGTCGCACGGCTATGAGCGCGTGTTTCTCGAAAATGTCGGACCGATTGCGCTGGCTTCGGCGAGCCACGTCACACGCGGCGGCGTGACCGTCGATCGCACCTCCGAACCCGGTCCCGTCGATGCGCCGGTGGCATTGCAGCCTCGGCCGCGCAGCCTGCTGCAGAGAATAAGCGACTGGCTGCGCTCGGCCTGACTCTCTGTCTTCGGCTTCCCGCGAAAGGAACGGGGTGACGCGTCGTCACGACGACGCGATGCCTTACCGCACGTATTTCGGCAGTTTGCCCTTCGGCGGCACGGCCGGCGCCCGTTTCGGCAACGCTCCCGGCCGCAAGGCAGGCGCGTTTTGGATGCCGGGGATTCGGGAAAGCCCCGGTACGTGCGGCGCGATCCGGTTCAGCAATCCCGGCTGTCCCTGCGGCTCGCTGGGCTGTGCCGGCAGAGGTTGTCCTGCTCGCGGCGGGAGGCCAGGCTGCGGTAGCGCACCCGGTTGCTGCGTCGGCAAAGGAGGTTGTCCTGCGCGCGGTGGCAGACCGGGCTGCGACGGCGTAGCGGGTTGCTGCGGTCGTCCCGTGCGCGGCGGCAGTCCTGGCTGTGACGGCGTGCCGGGTTGTTGCGGCTGGCCGGTGCGCGGCGTGGTGCCGGGTTGCGCAGGCGAACCGGGTTGCGCGGGCGTGCCGGGTTGTTGCGTTTGACCGTTGCGCGGTGTCGTCCCTGGCTGCGACGGCGTGCCCGGCTGTTGCTGCTGCTGACCCGTGCGTGGCGTCGTGCCGGGTTGCGTCGGGGTGGCCGGCTGCGGCGGTTGACCGGTGCGTGGCGTGGTGCCGGGTTGCGACGGCGTGCCCGGCTGCTGCTGGCCCTGACGGTTCGGTACGCCCGGCTGTTGCTGTTGTCCGGGACGGTTCTGTCCGGGCGCGCCGTTCGGCTGCTGGCCGGGCTGCTGCTGCCGGATCGGGCGGTTCGGATTGACGAAATTGGGATTGGCGCGGCGGAAGTCGCGCTGCTGCAGCACGACCTGGCGGCCGAGACTCTGCGTCGAATAGACCTGACGCACAAAGCCCTGGTCGCGCTGCATCATCTGCGGCGGAATCACCAGCGGCACCGCGGCAACGCGCGCGCCGCCGATGCCGGGACGAATGGCGAAGCCGCTGGCGCCTTGCGTGAGGAAGCCGAGCCGCGCGCCGGCGCGGTCATTGACCTCGATGCGGCCGACTTTGCCGTCGGCATCGGGATAGAGCTTGATGTTGTTGGTGGCGCTGGTGCCGCCGCCTTCCGGCACCTCGACGAGGCCCGTGGTGCCGCGAATGCCAAGCGTCGCGGTCGGCGTCGTGATTTTCATGTCGCCGGTCTTGGCGACGGATGCGGCCACGAACGCAACCGTGCCCTTGGCGATGTCGAAGATGCCGGCGTTGTTCTTGCCGCCGTCTTCATAGACATAGGTGTCAATGGTGATCTGCGCGTTTGCCTTGAGATTAAAGGTGGTGGCATCGATGAAGGTGATGCCGAGCGACGAATTCGCAGCCGTCTGCACCACATCGTTGAGATAGATGTCGTCCTTGACCTTGAGCGGCGTGGTGGCGTTGTTGCGGACCACGCTGGCGCTGCCGGTCACGGTAGCGACGTTGCCGATCGGCTCTTCCGGCGCCTGCGCGTCGGTGGTGGGAGCGGCGGAGTTGGGCGCGGCCGCTGCCGGCGCCGCCGGTTGCGCTGGCTGCTGCGCCTGCGCCAGTTGGGTCACATCGGACGCGGCTTGCGGAATATTCTCCGCGTTTGCTGGCATACTGCAGGCCAACAGCAGGAGCGCGGGGCAAAGCAGGCGCAGCATCACGGGAATTCCAAATAACGAGGGATTGGCGAAACGCGGACAGGCGATAACAGCTTTGCCGGGCTGAACGCGGCATGAACATCACGCGCTTGTTGTCACGGCCGCACCAAACGATCAAGCGCCACGTCCGCAATCACCGGACCTGGCGCCATGATCTGACAGGTGATCGTTCAGCCGCGCTTGTGCGGGGTCAGGTTGATGGGTTTGCCGGGCTTGGCCGACGGCGCGTAGCTCACCGGCGTTGCGGCAGCCGGGGGCGCGTATTGGAACACGGCCTTGCAGCCGTCGCTCAGCATCGCGCGCTTTTGGATCATGCAGGCGGTGACGCGATCGACATCGGGAATCTCCGCGCTGCACAGCCGCATCGCGTCGCCGGTGCACATCTGCTCCTGCTCCGCCGTATAGGCCTGCGAGGCCGTCGTCAGCATCGCGAAGGCAAAGGCGGTCGCGATCAGCAGTTTGCAGTGACGCGCGGTCGAAGCGGTGAAAGCCATTGGAGTGTCCCTTGTCTGGATGGGTGCGCCCGAGATTCGCGCCAGAGCGGCGCCTCGTCGGGGGGGAGAACTACGCGGCGATCGTTTCGCCAATTTTTCGTCGCGACCGGAAACGTGTTTCGTCGCAGGGAGAATTGTTTCGTCGCGAGGGGCACCGTCATTCCGGGATGGTGCGTTAGCACCAGACCTCGGATGTGCAATTGCACATCGGGGAATCTCGAGATTCCCCGGGGTGCCACCCCTGAGGTTCGCACTTCGTGCGCCCCGGAATGACGAGAGAGGTTAACGGTCGCTTCTCAGCTCACGCGCTTCCAGGTCTGGCCGCCGCAGAACATGCCGCCGAAGGCGCAGCCCTGGACGCGGAGGGAAGTGGTCCCCTTCATCGCCATCGTGGAGTCGTAGTTGCGGCCGCTGTCGGGATCGTGGATGCGGCCGGTCCACTTGCTGCCTTCCGGCTTCATGCTGATCAGGATCTTGTCGCCGCTCTTGACGGAATAGCCGCAGAGATTCGCACCACATTGTTCGATGCGCACGTTGCCCTTGTTCTCTTCGGTCGCCCAGACACCGAGCGGCGAGTTCGGGTCGGACACCGGTGCGGCGGCGACCGGGGCCGGCTGCACGACGGGTGCGGCAACGGCGACCGGTGCAGGCGCCGGGGCTGCGACGTCGACTTGGGCCGGCGCGGCCGAGGCAACGGCGGTCGGGGCTGGGGCCGGCCCAACATAGGTCGCGGCCGGTGCCGCGGGCTGCGGCGCCGCCGCCTGAACCGGAGCGGGGGCGGAAGCCGGGGCCGGTTTTGCCGGCGAAGTATCGGCGAAATCGTCATCGTCCTTGTTCTTGGAGCCGATGCCCTTGAGATCGATGTTGCCGACCGTGCCGGAATATCCGGGCGCCGTGATCCGGATGCAGGAGAGCGCGTTGCAGTTGCGCGGCGCTTCGACGCGAATCCGCTCGCCGTTGATCTGGAACGAAATGCTGTTGCCGGCCTGCGCCGAGGTGGTGGCCAGCAGCAGCGCGGCGAGGATGTAGAGCCTTTTCATGTGAGCCTCCTGTGCGGCTTGTGAAGGGTGGCGGTTAACTTGCCGGGACCCTATGCGCCGCCAGCAGCAGCTTCCGTGATGCGTGTCACAGGACGCGCGCCATCTCGGTCACGGACCGGTGAGGTGACTCAAATCACATCCAGCCGGAGTTTGGACGGCTAGCTTTCCCGACATGATCTGCGGGAGGGTGCGATGAAACGAATTTATTGGCTTGCCGGGCTGATGGCGCTCAGCTCCCCCGCCTATGCCGGCAGTTCGATTTCATTCTCCGTCGGCGGTCACCGGGTCCATATCGAAGCCTCCCCCCATTGCCGCTCGACCTCCTGCGCGTCGGTGTCGGTCTCCGGGATTTATGATTCCCGCCGCAGGCGCGACCGGTTGGATGACGACGATGCCGCACCGGCAAAACCCGTTGTCCCGGCGCCGCAAATGATTGCGCCGCCGGCGCCGCCCGCGAACAACCTGCCGGCGCCGACCGTCGTCGTTTCCGCGCCGCCCACCGTCTACAAGCCGGCCGCCGTCGCGACGCAGATCGCCGCTGTGCCGCCACCACCACCACGACCCGTTCAACAGGTCGCGATCCCGCTGGCGCCGCCACCACCGGTTCAGCAGGTTGCGATTCCCGTCCCGCCACCGCCGCCCGCGCCGGTTGCCGCGCCGCAGGTTTCCAGGGTTTCGCACGAGGTCGAACAGGAGGCCGACGATACGCCTGTCGGAGACTGGCAGACCGA harbors:
- a CDS encoding aminotransferase class III-fold pyridoxal phosphate-dependent enzyme, translated to MDSPLSILSLSAAAIAGAAVTFPKLQARLALSRAKHRSLTGHSKMSKMVARLVPHYEFDIDDFFRSDGAPADIAMQRQDAFFRLAGLYKERYARGRQMTAEAAERISDLQFTETYRVPFQYSRLVREHLSASAFVQSSSGVTVTDVDGNVSYDLTGSYGVNIFGNDFYKECIEQSEKRAHALGPVLGPYHPIISDNVKRLCEISGLDEVSFHMSGTEAVMQAVRLARYHTKRSHLVRFAGAYHGWWGDVQPGVGNPVSPHETYTLADMSERTLHVLKTRRDIACVLVNPLQALHPNANAPGDSALVDSSRKSAFDRAAYGDWLKQLRAVCTERGIVLIFDEVFVGFRLAAGGAQEYFGVHADMVTYGKSLAGGLPVGVVCGRKELMRRFRDDRPADVCFARGTFNSHPYVMTAMDEFLSRLASPNFNSIYQGLDETWNKRATDLNDRLTAQDLPVRVSNISSIWMVHYTKPSRYNWMLQYYLRAEGLALSWVGTGRLIFSLNYTDADFAEVADRFVAASDKMKRDGWWWQDASLTNKTIRRRILKEMFTKRFR
- the asd gene encoding archaetidylserine decarboxylase (Phosphatidylserine decarboxylase is synthesized as a single chain precursor. Generation of the pyruvoyl active site from a Ser is coupled to cleavage of a Gly-Ser bond between the larger (beta) and smaller (alpha chains). It is an integral membrane protein.), whose translation is MTIRGMIASLTEQEDLNFLLTNRIPRAALTRFMGWFSKIENPFVRDASIACWRLFSDLDLSEAKKTEFKSLHDCFTRELRPGLRPVDPDTSVVASPSDGIVGAHGRIQDTELFQIKGAPYSLLDLLGDPALVERHRNGRFLTLRLTSSMYHRFHAPFDCRIERVTFVHGDVWNVNPIALKRVERLFCKNERAVIETRLPTGEALTLVPVAAILVASIRLHFLDLTLNAQSRGPNVFPCDAGVHKGDELGWFEHGSTIIVLAPDDFEFAAGVTEGARVKAGEPLLRKPSP
- a CDS encoding NUDIX hydrolase — protein: MAQAPVMAAGGIVLRQAETPLVAVVRLRKRNEWVLPKGKLDDGETPRAAAEREVVEETGHAVAVHEFLGTLVYEARSGSKVVHYWRMEAGDAPVRELMRDVRAVDWLPLGKAVERLSHGYERVFLENVGPIALASASHVTRGGVTVDRTSEPGPVDAPVALQPRPRSLLQRISDWLRSA
- a CDS encoding FecR family protein — protein: MLRLLCPALLLLACSMPANAENIPQAASDVTQLAQAQQPAQPAAPAAAAPNSAAPTTDAQAPEEPIGNVATVTGSASVVRNNATTPLKVKDDIYLNDVVQTAANSSLGITFIDATTFNLKANAQITIDTYVYEDGGKNNAGIFDIAKGTVAFVAASVAKTGDMKITTPTATLGIRGTTGLVEVPEGGGTSATNNIKLYPDADGKVGRIEVNDRAGARLGFLTQGASGFAIRPGIGGARVAAVPLVIPPQMMQRDQGFVRQVYSTQSLGRQVVLQQRDFRRANPNFVNPNRPIRQQQPGQQPNGAPGQNRPGQQQQPGVPNRQGQQQPGTPSQPGTTPRTGQPPQPATPTQPGTTPRTGQQQQQPGTPSQPGTTPRNGQTQQPGTPAQPGSPAQPGTTPRTGQPQQPGTPSQPGLPPRTGRPQQPATPSQPGLPPRAGQPPLPTQQPGALPQPGLPPRAGQPLPAQPSEPQGQPGLLNRIAPHVPGLSRIPGIQNAPALRPGALPKRAPAVPPKGKLPKYVR
- a CDS encoding DUF2147 domain-containing protein, whose amino-acid sequence is MKRLYILAALLLATTSAQAGNSISFQINGERIRVEAPRNCNALSCIRITAPGYSGTVGNIDLKGIGSKNKDDDDFADTSPAKPAPASAPAPVQAAAPQPAAPAATYVGPAPAPTAVASAAPAQVDVAAPAPAPVAVAAPVVQPAPVAAAPVSDPNSPLGVWATEENKGNVRIEQCGANLCGYSVKSGDKILISMKPEGSKWTGRIHDPDSGRNYDSTMAMKGTTSLRVQGCAFGGMFCGGQTWKRVS
- a CDS encoding DUF2147 domain-containing protein; translated protein: MKRIYWLAGLMALSSPAYAGSSISFSVGGHRVHIEASPHCRSTSCASVSVSGIYDSRRRRDRLDDDDAAPAKPVVPAPQMIAPPAPPANNLPAPTVVVSAPPTVYKPAAVATQIAAVPPPPPRPVQQVAIPLAPPPPVQQVAIPVPPPPPAPVAAPQVSRVSHEVEQEADDTPVGDWQTEGKGAVRITRCGSALCGYVLNSSSDDRGEAVLINMKPKDDTQWTGNVYSHDSGDTFYGTMNLKTPNMLRVEACALYRFYCSGNNWSRISGRAESLMTSRQVSAEPRS